The Vagococcus penaei genome includes the window TTGATACCGGCTTGACCTAAAGCTGGACCTACTGGTGGAGCTGGAGTTGCTTTCCCTGCAGGAATTTGTAATTTAACTAATTTTTCTACTTTCTTTGCCACGAGACATACCTCCTTGAGTCCGTGATGTGGTTTAATGGAGATGAAAATTTCTCCTCCCACGCTTCCATAAAAAAGAAGCACGTGTCATTACACGCACTTCATAATTATATCTGACAAAATCCAAAATGGCAAGAGTTTAATTTGCTTTTCCACAATTTATTTTAGCAATTTTTGCCTGTTTCAGAATAACACCTTGATTACTTGTTAATTCTAGATTTTGACCAACCTCTTTTTGATAGAACGTAAAAGTCATAGCATCACGATTATTAATGAATAACTCAATCGAAGCATTATCACGGACAAATTCCAATGTTAATTTTCCATCAACTAAAGACGCACTCATTGATCGTTCAAACAACGGTTCTTGTTCCGCACCAATAATCTCGTAACCTAATTTCCCTCGATTCACAGTTAAAATTTCATTCGTTACATCGTAGGTCACCAATAATTCATCACGATCAATCGCAAATAAACGTAAGTTAACTTCTGTAGACATTTCTGGTTGAATCACTAATTTAGCATAACTTTGGGTACTTAGTAGTGGCGCACTTACCCACTTATCTTCACTTGACAGCACACGATTTTCTTCCTCTTCACCGACTATTAGTTGATTATAGAGGCTTTCTACCGGTCGCTGACAAAGACGATTGTTGATAACTGATAACTCTCTAGCAAATGTCATTGCTCCAGCCCAACCATGGCCTAAATCATGTGTTGGAATATTACGTTTCCACATTTGCATCCAGGCAATCATGATACGTTGACCTTTATCATTCTGACACGTTTGTGGTGCATAAAAGTCTAATCCACCATCAATTTCATGATAATTCTCAACCGCTAATGTCCCTTTTTCCCAGTCCATTTGACCGATAAAAGCCACTGTTGAACTCATATTGTGATAACTATGGCCATCTTCTTCCATTTCAATTGGTGACATAATCAAAACATCTTTTCCATCTAAATGGAATAAATCAGGACATTCCCACATAATGCCTTGATGAGACTCACCCTCTAAAACAACAGAATAAAAAGTCCAATTTAACAAATCTTTCGACTGGAACATCAAAATTCGACCACGTTCATTTTCAGTTTTTGTGGCAACTACGGTAAAATAACTTTCTCCTCGTTGAAATACTTTAGGATCGCGAAATTCTTGAATATCACCATAATTTTTTAATTGTCGCTCGTCAATCACCGGATTACTAGCAATTTTTTCAAAGTGAATCCCATCATCTGAAACAGCTAAACATTGAACTTCACGACGTTTGCCTTCTCGTTCATAATGGCCTGTATACATCAAATATAAACGGTCATCTTTAACAATGGCACTACCTGAAAAACACCCATCAAGTTCATAATCTAACTCTGGCGCTAGAGCAACAGGCAATTCTTCCCAGTGAATTAAATCCTTTGACTTTGAGTGTCCCCAGTGCATTGGTCCCCATTCACTTGCATAAGGATAAAATTGATAAAATAAATGATACTCCTCTCGAAAGTAAACAAAACCATTGGGATCATTTAACCATCCTATTGGTGGCATAACGTGAAATGCGTGACGATAGGTATCAACCACTTTTTCACGTTCAGCATTGATATACTGATTGGCTTTTTCTAATAAATTCATTCATTATTCATCCTTTCACCGGCAAACTTTATTTAATTCCTGTTCCTGATCCACCTAAACCATCTAAAATATATTTTTGTGCCACAATATAAACAATAATTAATGGAATAGTCGAAATTGTTAAGACCGCCATTACTTGATTGATTAAGACCGGTTGCGTTGTATTAATTGTGGTAATCGCGACTTGTATTGAAAATTTACTTTTATCGGTTAACACCATTAGTGGCCAAATATAATCATTCCAACTTGTAATGAAAGACAAGACACCTACTGTGGCAATTGCTGGTTTAGCCATTGGTAACATAATTCTAAAGAAAATTTGGACAATTGATGCACCATCTAATTTTGCTGATTCGATGATTTCTTCTGGAATCGCGATAAAGAAGTTTCTAAATAGATAGATATTAAAAGCACTCGCCATCGCTGGTAAAATGACTGCTAGGCGCGTATTAACTAAACCTAAAGCATTCACTACCGTAAATTGTGAAAT containing:
- a CDS encoding glycoside hydrolase family 32 protein codes for the protein MNLLEKANQYINAEREKVVDTYRHAFHVMPPIGWLNDPNGFVYFREEYHLFYQFYPYASEWGPMHWGHSKSKDLIHWEELPVALAPELDYELDGCFSGSAIVKDDRLYLMYTGHYEREGKRREVQCLAVSDDGIHFEKIASNPVIDERQLKNYGDIQEFRDPKVFQRGESYFTVVATKTENERGRILMFQSKDLLNWTFYSVVLEGESHQGIMWECPDLFHLDGKDVLIMSPIEMEEDGHSYHNMSSTVAFIGQMDWEKGTLAVENYHEIDGGLDFYAPQTCQNDKGQRIMIAWMQMWKRNIPTHDLGHGWAGAMTFARELSVINNRLCQRPVESLYNQLIVGEEEENRVLSSEDKWVSAPLLSTQSYAKLVIQPEMSTEVNLRLFAIDRDELLVTYDVTNEILTVNRGKLGYEIIGAEQEPLFERSMSASLVDGKLTLEFVRDNASIELFINNRDAMTFTFYQKEVGQNLELTSNQGVILKQAKIAKINCGKAN
- a CDS encoding carbohydrate ABC transporter permease — its product is MKKRIKPTKILEYVLLFLIVALFLFPMIWMIVSSMKPEADVYHNLTSIKAFLPSFNPANWFKTYEEVVSRFSVGTYLLNSIFYGTTFALGSILVNSLAGFAFAKINFVGKKVIFGLLLALLIVPVETILISQFTVVNALGLVNTRLAVILPAMASAFNIYLFRNFFIAIPEEIIESAKLDGASIVQIFFRIMLPMAKPAIATVGVLSFITSWNDYIWPLMVLTDKSKFSIQVAITTINTTQPVLINQVMAVLTISTIPLIIVYIVAQKYILDGLGGSGTGIK